A region from the Pseudomonas cucumis genome encodes:
- the dut gene encoding dUTP diphosphatase codes for MHALQAKILDPRIGTEFPLPQYATPGSAGLDLRAMLEKDTVIKPGETLLIPTGLSVYIGDPGLAALILPRSGLGHKHGIVLGNLVGLIDSDYQGPLMVSCWNRGQTDFNMVVGERLAQLVLVPVVQAHFEMVEEFVETQRGTGGFGHSGSH; via the coding sequence ATGCACGCTTTGCAAGCCAAGATCCTCGACCCACGCATTGGTACCGAATTCCCGCTGCCACAGTACGCCACGCCTGGTTCCGCCGGCCTCGACCTGCGCGCCATGCTGGAAAAAGACACCGTCATCAAGCCGGGCGAAACCCTGCTGATTCCGACTGGCCTGTCTGTCTACATTGGCGATCCAGGTTTGGCCGCGCTGATTCTGCCGCGCTCCGGCCTGGGCCATAAGCACGGCATCGTGCTGGGCAATCTGGTCGGCTTGATCGACTCCGATTACCAGGGCCCGCTGATGGTGTCGTGCTGGAACCGTGGCCAGACCGATTTCAACATGGTGGTAGGCGAACGCCTGGCCCAACTGGTGCTGGTACCGGTGGTTCAAGCGCATTTTGAAATGGTCGAAGAGTTCGTCGAAACCCAACGCGGCACCGGCGGTTTCGGCCATTCCGGCAGCCACTGA
- the radC gene encoding RadC family protein has protein sequence MSIRDWPAAERPRERLLELGSASLSDAELLAIFLRTGVSGKSAVDLARHLLNQFGSLRSLLEADQAAFSRQLGLGPAKFAQLQAAQEMGRRHLAERARQKTALENPQAVRDYLKSMLRHEPHEVFGCLFLDSKHQVLTFEALFRGSIDSTSVHPRQVVKRALAHNAAALILCPNHPSGNTNPSQADRVLTKRLQEALDLIDVRVLDHFIVGDGDPLSMAEYGWM, from the coding sequence ATGAGTATTCGCGATTGGCCGGCGGCGGAGCGGCCGCGGGAGAGGTTACTGGAGTTGGGCTCGGCGAGCCTTTCGGATGCCGAACTGCTGGCGATTTTTTTACGAACCGGCGTGTCCGGTAAAAGCGCGGTGGATCTGGCGCGACATCTGCTGAATCAGTTTGGTAGCCTGCGTTCACTGCTCGAGGCCGATCAGGCAGCGTTCAGCAGGCAGTTGGGGCTCGGGCCAGCAAAATTCGCTCAGTTGCAAGCGGCGCAGGAAATGGGCAGGCGGCATTTGGCCGAACGTGCTCGCCAAAAAACGGCGCTGGAAAATCCGCAGGCGGTTCGTGATTATCTGAAGTCGATGCTCCGACACGAGCCGCACGAGGTGTTCGGCTGTCTGTTTTTGGATTCCAAACATCAAGTGCTGACCTTTGAAGCGTTGTTTCGTGGCTCGATCGACAGCACGAGTGTCCATCCACGACAGGTGGTCAAGCGTGCCTTGGCCCACAATGCTGCCGCACTGATCCTCTGCCCCAACCATCCGTCGGGTAACACCAACCCCAGTCAAGCCGATCGAGTGCTGACCAAGCGCCTGCAAGAGGCGCTGGACCTGATCGATGTGCGGGTACTCGACCATTTCATTGTCGGTGACGGCGATCCGCTGTCCATGGCCGAGTATGGGTGGATGTGA
- the coaBC gene encoding bifunctional phosphopantothenoylcysteine decarboxylase/phosphopantothenate--cysteine ligase CoaBC, with amino-acid sequence MQRLYRKRIVLGVGGGIAAYKSAELVRRLIDQGAEVRVVMTRGGSEFITPLTMQALSGHPVHLDLLDPAAEAAMGHIELAKWADLVLIAPATADLIARLAQGIADDLLTTLVLATDAVVAVAPAMNQAMWRDPATQANLQTLESRDLKVFGPASGSQACGDVGMGRMLEATDLVQCAADCFQRQALTGKHVLITAGPTQENIDPVRYITNHSSGKMGFALAEAAVEAGARVTLITGPVHLPTPDRVTRIDVVSARDMLAACEAAIPCDLFIASAAVADYRPEVVAPQKLKKDPTNGDGLLLQMVRNPDILATIATRPDRPFSVGFAAETEHLLDYAARKLKDKNLDLIVANDVANPSIGFNSEENACSVIDRELHATLFAQTSKSKIARQLITFIADRLNQV; translated from the coding sequence ATGCAGCGGCTGTATCGGAAACGCATCGTTCTGGGCGTCGGCGGCGGCATTGCTGCCTACAAGAGCGCCGAGCTGGTTCGCCGCCTGATCGACCAGGGCGCCGAAGTGCGCGTAGTCATGACCCGTGGTGGCAGCGAATTCATTACCCCGCTGACCATGCAGGCGTTGTCCGGGCATCCGGTCCATCTCGATTTGCTGGACCCGGCGGCCGAAGCCGCGATGGGCCACATCGAGCTGGCCAAATGGGCCGACCTGGTGCTGATCGCTCCCGCCACCGCGGACCTGATCGCCCGTCTGGCCCAAGGCATTGCCGACGACCTGCTGACCACGCTGGTGCTGGCCACCGACGCAGTGGTCGCGGTCGCCCCGGCGATGAACCAGGCCATGTGGCGCGACCCGGCGACTCAGGCAAACCTGCAAACCCTCGAAAGCCGTGACCTCAAGGTCTTCGGCCCAGCCTCCGGCAGCCAGGCCTGCGGCGACGTCGGCATGGGCCGCATGCTCGAAGCCACCGACCTAGTCCAGTGCGCGGCAGATTGCTTCCAGCGCCAGGCGCTGACCGGTAAACACGTGCTGATCACCGCCGGCCCGACCCAGGAAAACATCGACCCGGTACGCTACATCACCAACCACAGCTCCGGGAAAATGGGCTTCGCCCTGGCCGAAGCTGCGGTAGAAGCCGGCGCCCGCGTGACCCTGATCACAGGTCCCGTGCACCTGCCGACCCCGGATCGTGTCACGCGCATCGATGTGGTCAGTGCCCGCGACATGCTCGCGGCCTGCGAAGCGGCGATCCCTTGCGACCTGTTCATCGCCTCTGCTGCGGTCGCGGACTACCGCCCGGAAGTCGTCGCCCCACAGAAACTCAAGAAAGACCCTACGAACGGCGACGGCTTGTTGCTACAGATGGTCCGCAACCCAGACATCCTGGCCACCATCGCCACCCGTCCCGACCGTCCGTTCAGTGTCGGCTTCGCCGCCGAAACCGAACACCTGCTCGATTACGCTGCCCGCAAATTGAAAGACAAGAACCTCGATCTGATCGTCGCCAACGACGTCGCGAACCCGAGCATTGGCTTCAACAGCGAAGAAAACGCCTGCAGCGTGATTGACCGCGAGCTGCACGCCACGCTTTTCGCCCAGACCAGCAAGAGCAAAATCGCTCGCCAGCTGATCACTTTTATCGCCGATCGTCTGAACCAGGTTTAA